A DNA window from Loxodonta africana isolate mLoxAfr1 chromosome 7, mLoxAfr1.hap2, whole genome shotgun sequence contains the following coding sequences:
- the LOC100672292 gene encoding olfactory receptor 10AG1-like: protein MNHQEKPPEDNLTELMEFVLLGFADMPHLQWFLFGLFLIIYIIILMSNGTIFLITKNDPTLQSPMYFFLANFSFLEICYASTTLPRMLMNLGTQRRRISLVACATQMCFVLMFGVAECLLLAVMAYDRYVAICNPLNYPLVMNHRVCIQLVTGSWTIGIPFLIEYTYQIFSLSFCGSNQINHFFCDVFPILKLACGDTFVNEMLAYTVAVLFGMVPFLLILGSYSKIISIILKFPSATSQAKAFSTCSSHLMVVVLFFGSAIITYLRSNTRHSEGTGKILSLFYTILTPMFNPMIYTLRNKDVIIALRKLLCK, encoded by the coding sequence ATGAATCATCAAGAAAAACCTCCAGAAGATAATCTAACTGAGCTGATGGAATTTGTTCTCTTGGGCTTTGCTGACATGCCCCATCTCCAGTGgtttctttttggattatttttaatCATCTATATCATTATCCTGATGAGCAATGGCACCATATTTCTAATAACAAAAAATGACCCCACTCTTCAGAgccctatgtattttttcttggCCAATTTTTCCTTCTTGGAAATATGCTATGCATCAACCACTCTCCCCAGAATGCTGATGAATCTTGGGACCCAGAGAAGAAGAATTTCTTTAGTTGCCTGTGCTACACAGATGTGCTTTGTCCTTATGTTCGGAGTCGCAGAGTGTTTGCTCCTGGCAGTGATGGCTTATGACCGCTACGTGGCCATTTGTAACCCTCTGAACTATCCTCTAGTCATGAACCACAGAGTCTGCATCCAGTTGGTGACTGGCTCCTGGACCATTGGAATCCCATTTCTTATAGAGTACACGTATCagattttctctctgtctttctgtggATCTAACCAAATcaaccacttcttctgtgacGTTTTCCCAATACTTAAGCTGGCTTGTGGGGACACATTTGTGAATGAGATGTTGGCCTATACGGTTGCTGTGCTATTTGGCATGGTTCCATTTCTGTTGATACTTGGCTCCTACAGTAAAATcatctccatcatcctgaagttCCCATCAGCCACAAGTCAAGCCAAAGCCTTCTCTACCTGCTCATCTCATCTTATGGTTGTGGTGTTATTCTTTGGATCAGCCATTATCACATACTTAAGGTCCAACACCAGACACTCAGAGGGAACTGGCAAAATTCTATCTCTTTTCTACACTATCTTAACTCCTATGTTTAATCCCATGATATACACCCTAAGGAACAAGGATGTCATAATCGCACTCAGAAAATTGCTATGTAAATAA